The following coding sequences lie in one Arachis ipaensis cultivar K30076 chromosome B03, Araip1.1, whole genome shotgun sequence genomic window:
- the LOC107629441 gene encoding geranylgeranyl transferase type-2 subunit beta 1 isoform X2, producing the protein MGELVTDKHVKYILSVEKRKDDFESVVMEHLRMNGAYWGLTALDLMGKLDVVDVNEVVSWVMSCQHDSGGFGGNVGHDPHILYTLSAVQVLALFDKMDLIDADKVTNYIVGLQNEDGSFSGDMWGEVDTRFSYIAICCLSIIHRLDKINVEKAVKYIISCKNMDGGFGCTPGGESHAGQIFCCVGALALTGSLDLVNKDLLGWWLCERQVKSGGLNGRPEKLPDDKEKGGISDRPDDAVDVFHTYFGVAGLSLLEYPGLKPIDPAYALPVDVVNRIFFKK; encoded by the exons ATGGGAGAGCTGGTTACTGACAAGCACGTGAAATATATATTATCAGTTGAAAAG AGGAAAGATGATTTTgaatctgtggtgatggagcatCTAAGAATGAACGGGGCATACTGGGGTTTGACTGCTCTGGATTTGATGGGAAAGCTTGACGTTGTGGATGTTAACGAGGTTGTTTCATGGGTAATGAGTTGTCAGCATGATTCAG GGGGATTTGGCGGAAATGTTGGACATGACCCACACATCTTGTATACACTGAGTGCAGTGCAGGTGTTGGCTCTCTTTGACAAGATGGATCTTATTGATGCAGATAAGGTGACAAATT ATATTGTTGGCCTGCAAAATGAAGATGGATCTTTTTCAGGAGATATGTGGGGTGAAGTTGATACACG GTTCTCCTATATTGCTATCTGTTGTCTTTCAATAATACATCGCTTGGATAAAATCAATGTGGAAAAGGCTGTGAAGTACATTATAAGTTGCAAAAATATGGATGGTGGTTTTGGTTGCACACCGGGTGGGGAATCTCATGCTGGCCAAA TTTTCTGTTGTGTGGGAGCTCTCGCTCTTACGGGGTCGTTAGATCTGGTTAACAAGGACTTACTTGGTTGGTGGTTATGTGAGCGACAAGTTAAATCTGGAGGTCTGAATGGGCGTCCTGAGAAACTCCCTGAT GACAAGGAAAAAGGTGGAATTTCAGATAGGCCAGATGATGCTGTGGATGTCTTCCATACCTACTTTGGGGTAGCTG GGCTTTCACTACTTGAATATCCTGGCCTAAAACCAATAGATCCAGCTTATGCTTTACCTGTTGATGTTGTAAATCggattttctttaaaaaataa
- the LOC107629441 gene encoding geranylgeranyl transferase type-2 subunit beta 1 isoform X1, translating to MGELVTDKHVKYILSVEKRKDDFESVVMEHLRMNGAYWGLTALDLMGKLDVVDVNEVVSWVMSCQHDSGGFGGNVGHDPHILYTLSAVQVLALFDKMDLIDADKVTNYIVGLQNEDGSFSGDMWGEVDTRFSYIAICCLSIIHRLDKINVEKAVKYIISCKNMDGGFGCTPGGESHAGQIFCCVGALALTGSLDLVNKDLLGWWLCERQVKSGGLNGRPEKLPDVCYSWWVLSSLIMIDRVHWISREKLIKFILDCQDKEKGGISDRPDDAVDVFHTYFGVAGLSLLEYPGLKPIDPAYALPVDVVNRIFFKK from the exons ATGGGAGAGCTGGTTACTGACAAGCACGTGAAATATATATTATCAGTTGAAAAG AGGAAAGATGATTTTgaatctgtggtgatggagcatCTAAGAATGAACGGGGCATACTGGGGTTTGACTGCTCTGGATTTGATGGGAAAGCTTGACGTTGTGGATGTTAACGAGGTTGTTTCATGGGTAATGAGTTGTCAGCATGATTCAG GGGGATTTGGCGGAAATGTTGGACATGACCCACACATCTTGTATACACTGAGTGCAGTGCAGGTGTTGGCTCTCTTTGACAAGATGGATCTTATTGATGCAGATAAGGTGACAAATT ATATTGTTGGCCTGCAAAATGAAGATGGATCTTTTTCAGGAGATATGTGGGGTGAAGTTGATACACG GTTCTCCTATATTGCTATCTGTTGTCTTTCAATAATACATCGCTTGGATAAAATCAATGTGGAAAAGGCTGTGAAGTACATTATAAGTTGCAAAAATATGGATGGTGGTTTTGGTTGCACACCGGGTGGGGAATCTCATGCTGGCCAAA TTTTCTGTTGTGTGGGAGCTCTCGCTCTTACGGGGTCGTTAGATCTGGTTAACAAGGACTTACTTGGTTGGTGGTTATGTGAGCGACAAGTTAAATCTGGAGGTCTGAATGGGCGTCCTGAGAAACTCCCTGAT GTCTGCTATTCATGGTGGGTTCTTTCTAGCCTCATCATGATCGATAGGGTTCACTGGATCAGTAGAGAGAAACTTATAAAATTTATCTTAGACTGTCAG GACAAGGAAAAAGGTGGAATTTCAGATAGGCCAGATGATGCTGTGGATGTCTTCCATACCTACTTTGGGGTAGCTG GGCTTTCACTACTTGAATATCCTGGCCTAAAACCAATAGATCCAGCTTATGCTTTACCTGTTGATGTTGTAAATCggattttctttaaaaaataa
- the LOC107629441 gene encoding geranylgeranyl transferase type-2 subunit beta 1 isoform X3, which yields MGELVTDKHVKYILSVEKRKDDFESVVMEHLRMNGAYWGLTALDLMGKLDVVDVNEVVSWVMSCQHDSGGFGGNVGHDPHILYTLSAVQVLALFDKMDLIDADKVTNYIVGLQNEDGSFSGDMWGEVDTRFSYIAICCLSIIHRLDKINVEKAVKYIISCKNMDGGFGCTPGGESHAGQIFCCVGALALTGSLDLVNKDLLGWWLCERQVKSGGLNGRPEKLPDGFHYLNILA from the exons ATGGGAGAGCTGGTTACTGACAAGCACGTGAAATATATATTATCAGTTGAAAAG AGGAAAGATGATTTTgaatctgtggtgatggagcatCTAAGAATGAACGGGGCATACTGGGGTTTGACTGCTCTGGATTTGATGGGAAAGCTTGACGTTGTGGATGTTAACGAGGTTGTTTCATGGGTAATGAGTTGTCAGCATGATTCAG GGGGATTTGGCGGAAATGTTGGACATGACCCACACATCTTGTATACACTGAGTGCAGTGCAGGTGTTGGCTCTCTTTGACAAGATGGATCTTATTGATGCAGATAAGGTGACAAATT ATATTGTTGGCCTGCAAAATGAAGATGGATCTTTTTCAGGAGATATGTGGGGTGAAGTTGATACACG GTTCTCCTATATTGCTATCTGTTGTCTTTCAATAATACATCGCTTGGATAAAATCAATGTGGAAAAGGCTGTGAAGTACATTATAAGTTGCAAAAATATGGATGGTGGTTTTGGTTGCACACCGGGTGGGGAATCTCATGCTGGCCAAA TTTTCTGTTGTGTGGGAGCTCTCGCTCTTACGGGGTCGTTAGATCTGGTTAACAAGGACTTACTTGGTTGGTGGTTATGTGAGCGACAAGTTAAATCTGGAGGTCTGAATGGGCGTCCTGAGAAACTCCCTGAT GGCTTTCACTACTTGAATATCCTGGCCTAA
- the LOC107632431 gene encoding methyltransferase-like protein 13, with product MRNNKWTGKFKNGRLVIHLGKACRSWISEGRGVIPASLPVLVTESGLFVKLDQAAVPKTLGDFTSKENWDKFFTIRGTNDPFEWYAEWPEWPYPLLSHLPPNADGGDAAPQLLIPGCGNCGNSEHLYDAGYTGLTNIDFSKVVISDMLRRNVRLRPHMRWRVMDMTNMQLEDEIFDAVIDKGGLDALMEPELGPKLGNQYLSEVKRVLKPGGKFLCLTLAESHVLGLLFSKFRLGWKMSVDSIPMKSSNKSSLQTFIVVVEKELSTSVHQITSLLQDSTLHCSSKQASGLHEALENENQLREKYTSSSHILYSPEDLQGELTKLSPGRRFQLTLGGQGCSIFTYHAVVLDAEEHFDSFTYHCGVFIVPKTRSREWLFFSEEGQWMVVRSSKAARLIMVLLDTSHIKASMDEIQKDLSPLVKQLAPAENENGAQIPYVTYTQFLYLYLPWFWPIYLSNHYILLRC from the exons ATGAGGAACAACAAGTGGACTGGGAAATTCAAAAATGGCAGGCTTGTGATTCATTTAGGCAAGGCCT GCAGATCGTGGATCAGTGAAGGGAGAGGCGTTATCCCTGCTTCGCTGCCGGTGTTGGTCACCGAAAGTGGTTTATTTGTTAAACTTGATCAAGCGGCGGTGCCCA AAACCCTAGGTGACTTCACTAGTAAAGAAAATTGGGACAAGTTCTTCACTATTCGAGGCACCAACGACCCTTTCGAGTGGTACGCTGAGTGGCCCGAGTGGCCCTACCCGCTCCTCTCCCACCTCCCGCCGAATGCTGACGGCGGCGACGCCGCTCCTCAGCTGCTTATCCCCGGTTGCGGGAACTGCGGGAACTCTGAGCACCTCTATGACGCCGGATACACTGGACTCACCAACATTGACTTCTCCAAGGTCGTCATCTCCGACATGCTCCGCCGCAACGTCCGCCTCCGCCCTCACATGCGGTGGCGCGTCATGGACATGACCAACATGCAG CTTGAAGACGAAATTTTTGATGCAGTTATTGATAAAGGTGGATTAGATGCTTTGATGGAGCCAGAGCTTGGCCCTAAGTTGGGAAATCAGTATCTCTCAGAG GTAAAGAGAGTTTTGAAACCAGGGGGGAAATTTTTGTGCCTTACCTTGGCTGAATCTCATGTACTTG GTCTACTCTTTTCGAAGTTCCGCCTTGGATGGAAAATGAGTGTTGATTCCATACCTATGAAGTCTTCTAATAAATCTAGCCTTCAAACATTCATAGTTGTTGTGGAGAAAGAGCTGTCTACTTCAGTGCATCAGATTACATCGTTACTTCAGGATTCAACTCTTCATTGTAGTTCAAAACAG GCTTCTGGACTCCATgaagctctagaaaatgaaaatcaACTTCGTGAAAAATACACCAGTAGCTCTCATATATTATACTCTCCGGAAGATCTGCAAGGGGAACTGACAAAGCTTTCCCCAGGTCGACGATTTCAGCTAACTTTGGGTGGACAAGGGTGCTCTATTTTTACCTATCATGCTGTAGTTCTTGATGCTGAGGAACACTTTGACTCATTTACCTATCACTGTGGGGTTTTCATTGTGCCTAAG ACACGTTCTCGTGAATGGCTTTTCTTTTCTGAAGAAGGACAGTGGATGGTAGTCAGAAGCTCAAAAGCAGCTCGTCTCATAATG GTTTTGTTGGATACCAGCCATATAAAGGCCAGCATGGATGAGATTCAG AAAGATTTGTCTCCGTTGGTTAAACAGTTGGCACCTGCAGAAAATGAGAATGGAGCACAAATACCGTATGTAACTTATACCCAATTCCTTTATTTGTATCTCCCTTGGTTTTGGCCCATTTATTTAAGTAACCACTATATTCTATTGAGGTGTTAA